The following coding sequences lie in one Heteronotia binoei isolate CCM8104 ecotype False Entrance Well chromosome 6, APGP_CSIRO_Hbin_v1, whole genome shotgun sequence genomic window:
- the LOC132573520 gene encoding zinc finger matrin-type protein 2-like, with protein MASGSGTKNLDFRRKWDKDEYEKLAEKRLTEEREKKDGKPVQPVKRELLRHRDYKVDLESKLGKTIVITKTTPQSEMGGYYCNVCDCVVKDSINFLDHINGKKHQRNLGMSMRVERSTLDQVKKRFEVNKKKMEEKQKDYDFEERMKELREEEEKAKAYKKEKQREKKRRAEEDLTFEEDDEMAAVMGFSAFGSTKKSH; from the coding sequence ATGGCGTCGGGCAGTGGGACTAAAAACCTGGACTTCCGCAGGAAGTGGGACAAAGATGAGTATGAAAAGCTTGCGGAGAAACGGCTCacggaagagagagagaagaaagatggcAAGCCAGTACAGCCTGTCAAGCGAGAGCTTCTTCGGCACCGAGACTACAAGGTGGACCTGGAATCCAAACTGGGGAAAACCATTGTTATCACCAAAACAACTCCTCAGTCTGAGATGGGCGggtattattgtaatgtctgtGACTGTGTAGTGAAAGATTCTATCAACTTCTTGGATCATATCAATGGCAAAAAACATCAGAGGAACCTGGGCATGTCAATGAGAGTCGAGCGCTCGACGCTGGATCAAGTGAAGAAGCGCTTTGAAGTGAACaagaagaaaatggaggagaagcagaaggatTATGACTTTGAGGAGAGGATGAAAGAGCTccgagaagaggaggaaaaggccaAAGCCTACAAGAAAGAGAAacagagggagaagaagaggagggcggAGGAAGACTTGACGTTTGAGGAGGATGATGAGATGGCGGCCGTGATGGGCTTTTCTGCGTTTGGCTCGACCAAGAAGAGCCACTGA